The Microbacterium sp. LWO12-1.2 genome includes a window with the following:
- a CDS encoding phosphatase PAP2 family protein: MSDVARRHTALLVGIAATVAFVALRGIVAVGGHEPLGIDVWWNDLMRATTGDVGIIVAWVPAVVGGMIGMIVVGVVLIACLLWRGRRADAATLAIAMVVVVAVGATMAAVIGRTRPADSLAESVATSFPSGHTAVATTVAVVLGIVLRRWYVWVVGAVWVVAMMWSRTFLHAHWLSDVVAGLLEGIAVATVVWVCVEAVRDRRALRAVGTPSPEHSNESVSPS; encoded by the coding sequence GTGTCCGACGTCGCCCGTCGCCACACGGCGCTCCTCGTGGGCATCGCCGCCACCGTCGCGTTCGTCGCCCTGCGCGGCATCGTCGCGGTCGGTGGGCACGAGCCGCTCGGGATCGACGTGTGGTGGAACGACCTCATGCGGGCGACGACCGGCGACGTGGGGATCATCGTCGCCTGGGTGCCGGCCGTCGTCGGCGGCATGATCGGCATGATCGTCGTGGGCGTCGTGCTGATCGCGTGCCTGCTGTGGCGTGGCCGGAGAGCGGATGCCGCGACGCTGGCGATCGCGATGGTGGTCGTCGTCGCCGTCGGCGCGACCATGGCCGCCGTCATCGGTCGTACGCGCCCTGCGGATTCGCTCGCCGAGAGCGTGGCGACCTCCTTCCCCTCCGGTCATACGGCTGTCGCCACGACGGTGGCCGTCGTCCTCGGCATCGTGCTCCGCCGCTGGTACGTCTGGGTGGTGGGGGCGGTGTGGGTCGTCGCGATGATGTGGAGCCGCACTTTCCTGCACGCGCACTGGCTGAGCGACGTCGTCGCCGGACTGCTGGAGGGGATCGCCGTCGCGACAGTGGTCTGGGTCTGCGTCGAGGCCGTCCGCGACCGTCGTGCGCTCCGCGCGGTCGGCACCCCGTCCCCCGAACACTCGAACGAAAGCGTGAGCCCCTCATGA
- a CDS encoding DUF6458 family protein, whose translation MGIGTGIALIVIGAILVFALNIDTGGFVDLDLIGYILMGAGVLVFLISLVLVMRSRRTESVARTAVDPATGERVTRRSIRNSDPLA comes from the coding sequence ATGGGTATCGGAACCGGCATCGCGCTCATCGTCATCGGAGCGATCCTCGTCTTCGCGCTCAACATCGACACCGGAGGGTTCGTCGACCTCGATCTGATCGGGTACATCCTCATGGGCGCCGGCGTCCTGGTCTTCCTGATCAGTCTCGTCCTGGTGATGCGCAGCCGTCGCACCGAGTCGGTCGCGCGCACCGCGGTCGACCCCGCCACGGGTGAGCGCGTCACGCGCCGGAGCATCCGCAACAGCGATCCTCTCGCCTGA
- a CDS encoding ArsR family transcriptional regulator, translated as MTNLERRAGIFAALADQTRLRIVDLLTLGDLSSSEIGATLDLRSNLIAHHLGVLESAQIVARTRSEFDRRRTYIGLRPEVFDTLAPPSVIPPRRVLFVCTANSARSQLAETIWRDASAVDVASAGTRPAEEVNPEAIAAAARHGLAMRPAHPPQHIDDVRADGDLVITVCDDAHERLRDGDDLHWSIRDPARVGTAAFDAAFDALCLRIRALSSRLVAA; from the coding sequence ATGACCAATCTGGAACGCCGCGCGGGGATCTTCGCCGCACTCGCCGATCAGACGCGCCTGCGCATCGTCGACCTGCTCACGCTCGGCGATCTGTCGTCCTCCGAGATCGGCGCGACCCTCGATCTGCGCTCGAATCTGATCGCGCATCACCTCGGCGTCCTGGAGTCCGCCCAGATCGTCGCCCGCACCCGGTCGGAGTTCGACCGGCGACGCACGTATATCGGGCTGCGCCCCGAGGTCTTCGACACCCTCGCTCCTCCGAGCGTGATCCCCCCGCGGCGCGTCCTCTTCGTCTGCACGGCCAACTCCGCGCGATCCCAGCTCGCCGAGACGATCTGGCGCGATGCGAGCGCGGTCGATGTCGCCTCCGCCGGCACCCGTCCCGCCGAGGAGGTGAACCCCGAGGCCATCGCCGCGGCAGCCCGGCACGGACTCGCCATGCGCCCCGCCCACCCGCCGCAGCACATCGACGACGTCCGCGCGGATGGCGACCTGGTGATCACGGTCTGCGACGACGCCCACGAGCGACTGCGCGACGGAGACGACCTGCACTGGTCGATCCGCGACCCCGCACGCGTCGGCACCGCCGCCTTCGATGCCGCCTTCGACGCCCTCTGCCTGCGCATCCGGGCCTTGTCCTCGCGCCTCGTCGCCGCCTGA